The Candidatus Angelobacter sp. DNA window CTCCATCAAATTGTCAAATCCGCCCGGTTTTACCAGGTAGGAGTTGGCGCCGAGATCGTACGCCCTGTTGATGTCCGCATTTTGATTCGAGGAAGTCAGTATCACCACGGGCAGGCGTTTCAACTTGGTCTGCTGCCGCAGCCAGGCCAGCACTTCAAAACCCGTTTTGCGAGGCATCTTCAAATCGAGCAGGAGCAGTACCGGCAGCGGATGTCGCTGACGGTCGGCATATTGAATCTGTCCGCTCAAGTAGGCCACCGCCTCCTCCCCGTCCCGCACGACCTGCAGGGGATTCGCAAT harbors:
- a CDS encoding response regulator yields the protein MNSREHVVLLADDDVNDVFLIQRAFQKANIANPLQVVRDGEEAVAYLSGQIQYADRQRHPLPVLLLLDLKMPRKTGFEVLAWLRQQTKLKRLPVVILTSSNQNADINRAYDLGANSYLVKPGGFDNLMELMKDVGTHWLVFNEKPELA